One window of Solwaraspora sp. WMMA2056 genomic DNA carries:
- the galT gene encoding galactose-1-phosphate uridylyltransferase, translating into MKRSTVRLADGRELIYFDERDDAVRDSPDLRELPPPPPASELRYDPLTDEWVAIAAHRQTRTFLPPTDQCPLCPSRPGRSSEIPADDYDVVVFENRFPSLSDRIGTPAPAHADAASADDQPGITPFTPTRPGLGRCEVVCFTARHDTSFAALPPARVRTVVDALADRTAELSTLEGVEQVFCFENRGVEIGVTLHHPHGQIYAYPFVTPRTRALLAAARRHADATGGRNLYADVLAAERASGERVVATNELWTAYVPAAARWPYEVHLAPHRQVPDLAALSDAERDAFGPLYLDVLSRFDRLFDTPQGTGYIAAWHQAPVRVERELGYLHLQVFTVRRAADKLKYLAGSESAMGVFINDIRPEQAAARLREVAD; encoded by the coding sequence ATGAAGCGCAGTACCGTACGACTCGCCGACGGGCGGGAGCTGATCTACTTCGACGAGCGCGACGACGCCGTCCGCGACTCCCCCGACCTGCGCGAGCTGCCCCCACCGCCACCCGCCTCCGAGCTACGCTACGACCCGCTCACCGACGAGTGGGTGGCGATCGCGGCGCACCGGCAGACCCGCACGTTCCTCCCGCCGACCGACCAGTGCCCGCTGTGCCCGTCGCGGCCCGGCCGGTCCAGCGAGATCCCGGCCGACGACTACGACGTGGTGGTCTTCGAGAACCGCTTCCCGTCGCTGAGTGACCGGATCGGCACTCCCGCTCCCGCTCACGCTGACGCCGCGTCGGCCGACGACCAGCCCGGCATCACCCCGTTCACCCCGACCCGGCCCGGACTCGGCCGCTGCGAGGTGGTCTGCTTCACCGCCCGGCACGACACCTCGTTCGCCGCCCTGCCACCGGCCCGGGTACGCACCGTCGTCGACGCGCTGGCCGACCGTACCGCCGAACTGTCCACGCTTGAGGGCGTGGAGCAGGTGTTCTGCTTCGAGAACCGGGGGGTGGAGATCGGGGTGACCCTGCACCACCCGCACGGGCAGATCTACGCGTACCCGTTCGTGACGCCGCGGACCCGGGCGCTGCTGGCCGCCGCCCGCCGGCACGCCGACGCCACCGGCGGGCGGAACCTGTACGCCGACGTGCTGGCCGCCGAGCGGGCCAGCGGCGAGCGGGTGGTGGCGACGAACGAGCTGTGGACCGCGTACGTGCCGGCGGCGGCCCGCTGGCCGTACGAGGTGCACCTGGCGCCGCACCGGCAGGTGCCGGACCTCGCCGCGCTGAGCGACGCCGAGCGGGACGCCTTCGGCCCGCTCTACCTGGACGTGCTGAGCCGGTTCGACCGCCTCTTCGACACCCCGCAGGGCACCGGGTACATCGCCGCCTGGCACCAGGCGCCGGTACGGGTGGAGCGGGAACTGGGCTACCTGCATCTGCAGGTGTTCACGGTGCGGCGGGCGGCGGACAAGTTGAAGTACCTGGCCGGGTCCGAGTCGGCGATGGGGGTGTTCATCAACGACATCCGCCCCGAGCAGGCCGCCGCCCGACTGCGCGAGGTCGCCGACTGA
- a CDS encoding ABC transporter ATP-binding protein, protein MTMPTSTTGATPATQPTQPTQPTAAAAGTAGSVAAGTGSAVELAGVSRWYGNVVAVNDISMTLGAGVTGLLGPNGAGKTTLLHMMAGFLAPSRGSVTVDGEPTWRNPGVYRKLGLVSEREAVHGFLTAYEFVLASARLHGLPDPAAAARRAIELVEMTSAQDRRIGTYSKGMRQRTRVAAALVHDPAVLLLDEPFNGMDPRQRMHMMTLLHSLGDAGRTILFSSHILEEVEQVSGTVQVMVAGRLAASGDFRTIRRLMTNRPHVFAVQSSDDRALAVALLRHDSVTGVDLVKGGGLTVRAGDYGSFTRALPRIALTEGIRVHRLLPSDESLESVFSYLVEA, encoded by the coding sequence ATGACCATGCCAACCTCCACCACCGGCGCGACGCCGGCCACCCAGCCCACCCAGCCCACCCAGCCCACCGCGGCCGCCGCCGGTACGGCCGGGTCGGTGGCCGCCGGCACCGGCAGCGCCGTCGAACTGGCCGGGGTGTCCCGCTGGTACGGCAACGTCGTCGCCGTCAACGACATCAGCATGACCCTCGGTGCCGGCGTCACCGGCCTGCTCGGCCCCAACGGCGCCGGCAAGACCACCCTGCTGCACATGATGGCAGGCTTCCTCGCCCCGTCCCGGGGCAGCGTCACCGTCGACGGCGAACCGACCTGGCGCAACCCGGGCGTCTACCGCAAACTCGGGCTGGTCAGCGAACGCGAAGCGGTGCACGGCTTCCTCACCGCGTACGAGTTCGTCCTGGCCAGCGCCCGACTGCACGGCCTGCCGGACCCGGCGGCCGCCGCCCGACGGGCCATCGAACTGGTCGAGATGACCTCGGCGCAGGACCGGCGGATCGGCACCTACTCCAAGGGCATGCGCCAACGGACCCGGGTGGCCGCCGCCCTGGTGCACGACCCGGCGGTGCTGCTGCTCGACGAACCGTTCAACGGCATGGATCCGCGCCAGCGGATGCACATGATGACGTTGCTGCACTCGCTCGGCGACGCCGGCCGGACCATTCTGTTCAGCTCGCACATCCTGGAGGAGGTCGAGCAGGTCTCCGGCACCGTCCAGGTGATGGTGGCCGGCCGGCTGGCCGCCTCCGGCGACTTCCGGACCATCCGCCGGCTGATGACCAACCGACCGCACGTGTTCGCCGTGCAGTCCAGCGACGACCGGGCGTTGGCGGTGGCACTGCTGCGCCACGACTCGGTCACCGGCGTCGACCTGGTCAAGGGCGGCGGGCTCACCGTGCGGGCCGGCGACTACGGCAGCTTCACCCGTGCCCTGCCCCGGATCGCGCTCACCGAAGGGATCCGGGTGCACCGCCTGCTGCCGTCGGACGAATCCCTGGAGAGCGTCTTCTCCTACCTCGTGGAGGCCTGA
- the cysC gene encoding adenylyl-sulfate kinase, with protein sequence MTDGWVLPDDVLRDAPAYTPRPFELADLELILSGAYAPLTGFHTRADLTSLRSRGRLADGTVWPVPVTLEVPASLVAGLDLTNPLQRVLVLADTEGAPVAALDVVDAWPSRDGYSAVGGRVRRLGDGVHGPFQRLRRNPEEVRALLPPGRVLGVIADRPLHRPQLAQIAHAARTLAAHLLILIPVADGGISGLTPEVLVRSVFAARDRMPPATLVAVQLTRRGDEIRDALLRARVAAAYGVTHLLSTGEMLSGGGPRVLVPRELAYDNRDGQWRWRDDIPPRNRRLALSQEEIDDLLDRGFPLPEWHTPPAVARELARARPPRRHRGLVVFFTGLSGSGKSTIARGVADALRESGDRTVTLLDGDVVRRELSAGLTFSKADRDRNVRRIAWVAAEVGRHHGVSICCPIAPYAQARAAARQMAAEAGAGFLLVWVATPLEICEARDRKGLYAKARAGQLTGMTGVDDPYEEPTDADLVLDTSEMSIEAGVQAVLHHLTETGWVEPRLQPA encoded by the coding sequence ATGACCGACGGCTGGGTGCTGCCTGACGACGTGCTGCGGGACGCGCCGGCGTACACGCCGCGGCCGTTCGAGCTGGCCGATCTTGAGCTGATCCTGTCCGGTGCCTACGCCCCGTTGACCGGCTTCCACACCCGTGCCGACCTGACCTCGCTGCGCAGCCGCGGCCGGCTGGCCGACGGCACGGTCTGGCCGGTGCCGGTCACCCTGGAGGTGCCGGCCAGCCTCGTCGCCGGTCTCGACCTGACCAACCCGCTGCAACGGGTGCTGGTGCTGGCCGATACCGAGGGTGCTCCGGTGGCGGCGCTGGACGTCGTCGACGCCTGGCCGAGCCGGGACGGCTACTCGGCCGTCGGCGGCCGGGTCCGTCGGCTCGGTGACGGCGTCCACGGGCCGTTCCAGCGGCTGCGCCGCAACCCCGAGGAGGTACGCGCGCTGCTGCCGCCGGGGCGGGTGCTCGGGGTCATCGCCGACCGTCCGTTGCACCGCCCTCAGTTGGCGCAGATCGCACACGCCGCCCGTACCCTGGCCGCGCACCTGCTGATCCTGATTCCGGTAGCCGACGGCGGGATCAGCGGGCTGACCCCCGAGGTGCTGGTCCGGTCGGTCTTCGCCGCCCGCGACCGGATGCCGCCGGCGACGCTGGTCGCGGTGCAGCTGACCCGGCGCGGCGACGAGATCCGTGACGCACTGCTGCGGGCCCGGGTGGCCGCCGCGTACGGCGTCACCCATCTACTCTCCACCGGCGAGATGCTCTCCGGCGGCGGCCCCCGGGTGCTGGTGCCCCGGGAGCTGGCCTACGACAACCGGGACGGGCAGTGGCGCTGGCGCGACGACATCCCGCCGCGCAACCGACGCCTGGCGTTGAGCCAGGAGGAGATCGACGACCTGCTCGACCGGGGCTTCCCGCTGCCGGAGTGGCACACCCCACCGGCGGTGGCGCGGGAGTTGGCCCGGGCCCGGCCGCCCCGGCGCCACCGTGGGCTGGTGGTGTTCTTCACCGGGCTGTCCGGCTCCGGTAAGTCGACCATCGCCCGAGGGGTCGCCGACGCGCTGCGCGAGTCCGGAGACCGCACCGTCACCCTGCTCGACGGCGACGTGGTACGCCGGGAACTGTCGGCCGGGCTGACCTTCTCCAAGGCCGACCGGGACCGTAACGTGCGCCGGATCGCCTGGGTCGCCGCCGAGGTGGGCCGTCACCACGGGGTGTCGATCTGCTGCCCGATCGCCCCGTACGCGCAGGCCCGGGCGGCTGCCCGGCAGATGGCGGCGGAGGCCGGGGCCGGCTTCCTGCTGGTCTGGGTGGCGACGCCGCTGGAGATCTGCGAGGCCCGCGACCGCAAAGGCCTGTACGCCAAGGCCCGCGCCGGCCAGTTGACCGGGATGACCGGCGTCGACGACCCGTACGAGGAGCCGACCGACGCCGATCTGGTGCTCGACACCAGCGAAATGAGCATCGAGGCAGGCGTGCAGGCGGTGCTGCACCATCTGACCGAGACCGGCTGGGTGGAACCCCGACTGCAGCCGGCCTGA
- a CDS encoding ABC transporter permease, whose protein sequence is MHDIGYQRYAGTRLGRRHVVGALYAHSLRTAFGLGRSAKAKIFPWFIVAIVVAVAAGLVAIRAQLGQVILHYAQFADAMSWLVIFFVAVVAPELVSRDLGSGVLPLYFSRPLRIADYPLAKFAALATAVFMLLGVPQLVMFLGGAFTTDTGWSGVWNEVTDLAPGLAYALLWAAVFSAIGLTVASVTGKRAFAAGGVVAVFLMTTPIVGVLSVLPSVTANQLAGLAAPSSLVQGTGLWLFRDALITGPDDPGGIGIGDFGPVYGLVTVVLIAGCVAALLARYRKAARR, encoded by the coding sequence ATCCATGACATCGGCTACCAGCGGTACGCCGGCACCCGGCTCGGCCGCCGGCACGTCGTCGGCGCGTTGTACGCGCACAGCCTGCGTACCGCCTTCGGGTTGGGCCGTAGCGCCAAGGCCAAGATCTTTCCCTGGTTCATCGTCGCCATCGTGGTGGCGGTCGCCGCCGGTCTGGTCGCCATCCGCGCCCAACTGGGCCAGGTGATCCTGCACTACGCCCAGTTCGCCGACGCGATGAGCTGGCTGGTGATCTTCTTCGTCGCGGTGGTCGCCCCGGAGCTGGTCTCCCGCGACCTGGGCAGCGGCGTACTGCCGCTGTACTTCTCCCGACCGCTACGCATCGCCGACTACCCGCTGGCCAAGTTCGCCGCACTGGCCACCGCCGTGTTCATGCTGCTCGGCGTACCGCAGCTGGTGATGTTCCTCGGCGGCGCCTTCACCACCGACACCGGCTGGTCCGGGGTGTGGAACGAAGTCACCGACCTGGCACCCGGCCTGGCGTACGCGCTGCTGTGGGCCGCCGTGTTCAGCGCCATCGGGCTGACGGTCGCCTCGGTCACCGGCAAGCGGGCCTTCGCCGCCGGCGGAGTCGTCGCCGTCTTCCTGATGACCACCCCGATCGTCGGGGTGCTGTCGGTGCTGCCGTCGGTCACCGCAAACCAGCTCGCCGGCCTGGCCGCCCCGTCCAGCCTGGTGCAGGGCACCGGCCTGTGGCTGTTCCGCGATGCGCTGATCACCGGTCCCGACGACCCCGGCGGCATCGGCATCGGCGACTTCGGCCCGGTGTACGGCCTGGTCACCGTCGTGTTGATCGCCGGCTGTGTCGCCGCCCTGCTCGCCCGCTACCGGAAGGCGGCCCGTCGATGA
- a CDS encoding sulfotransferase domain-containing protein gives MPIRSRIPAPLARIVPARPWSYGRWTAPARVLPTFLICGGHRCGTAGLHRLLAAHPLVLRAARRDGVSFFDVSYERGIDWYRGHFPRQRTARRLQRRHGGPTGTFENSPYYLYHPYAAVRIARDLPDVRLLVLVRNPVDRAWSHFRLERAAGHEPEPSFARALALESARLRGQEERLGVEAGYRSFAHQHHAYRQRGEYAAYLGRLAGQVGRDRIHVVEAERLWAAPARVYAEVLDFLGLPPLGVPQTAPGGPPAVGEGAVVEPLAGRIRRELGDHFAPHDARLADWLGRPPVWRTADAPRRMPPHPDATTW, from the coding sequence ATGCCGATACGCAGCCGGATCCCCGCGCCGTTGGCCCGGATCGTGCCGGCCCGGCCCTGGTCGTACGGTCGGTGGACCGCACCCGCCCGAGTGTTGCCGACGTTTCTGATCTGCGGCGGCCACCGGTGTGGCACCGCCGGGTTGCACCGGCTGCTCGCCGCCCACCCGCTGGTGCTGCGGGCGGCCCGCCGCGACGGGGTCAGCTTCTTCGACGTCTCCTACGAGCGCGGCATCGACTGGTACCGGGGACACTTCCCCCGGCAGCGCACCGCCCGGCGGCTGCAACGGCGGCACGGCGGGCCGACGGGCACCTTCGAGAACAGCCCGTACTACCTCTACCACCCGTACGCGGCGGTGCGGATCGCCCGGGACCTGCCTGACGTGCGGCTGCTCGTGCTGGTTCGCAACCCGGTCGACCGGGCCTGGTCGCATTTCCGGCTGGAGCGGGCGGCCGGGCACGAACCGGAGCCGTCGTTCGCCCGCGCGCTGGCGCTGGAGTCGGCGCGGCTACGGGGCCAGGAGGAGCGGCTCGGTGTGGAGGCCGGCTACCGCAGCTTCGCCCACCAGCACCACGCCTACCGCCAGCGTGGCGAGTACGCCGCGTACCTCGGCCGGCTGGCCGGGCAGGTCGGCCGGGACCGGATCCACGTGGTGGAGGCGGAGCGGCTGTGGGCGGCACCGGCGCGGGTCTACGCCGAGGTGCTGGATTTTCTGGGGTTGCCGCCGCTCGGCGTACCGCAGACGGCCCCTGGTGGGCCGCCGGCCGTCGGCGAGGGCGCCGTGGTCGAGCCGCTGGCCGGCCGGATCCGGCGGGAACTGGGTGACCACTTCGCCCCGCACGACGCCCGGCTCGCCGACTGGCTCGGTCGCCCGCCGGTGTGGCGTACCGCCGATGCCCCGCGCCGGATGCCGCCGCACCCGGACGCCACCACCTGGTGA
- a CDS encoding ABC transporter ATP-binding protein, translating into MTLIATEALTKTYGGRVTALADLTVDVQPGIVGLVGANGAGKSTLIKILLGLLAPTSGQARVLGLDPTTDTDAVRARVGYMPENDCLPPDLSAAEFVTHLGRISGLPRAAARERASEALRHVGLYEERYRQIGGYSTGMKQRVKLAQALVHDPDLLLLDEPTNGLDPAGRDAMLALIHRIGSEFGISVVVCSHLLGEVERICDSLIAIDGGRLLRSAQLSDMTTTSDVLAIEVSEGADALAARLAAADLLVTREGQLLLVPVPTDGGTDVYDRILTAVVDLDLPLHRLDQRRHRVAELFATTEDTRANV; encoded by the coding sequence GTGACTCTCATCGCGACCGAAGCGCTGACCAAGACGTACGGCGGGCGGGTGACGGCCCTGGCCGACCTTACCGTCGACGTGCAGCCCGGCATCGTCGGCCTGGTCGGCGCCAACGGCGCCGGCAAGTCGACCCTCATCAAGATCCTCCTCGGCCTGCTCGCGCCGACCAGCGGTCAGGCCCGCGTCCTCGGGCTCGACCCGACCACCGACACCGACGCGGTCCGTGCCCGGGTCGGCTACATGCCGGAGAACGACTGCCTGCCACCGGACCTCAGCGCCGCCGAATTCGTCACCCACCTGGGGCGGATCAGCGGGTTGCCGCGCGCCGCCGCCCGGGAACGGGCCTCCGAGGCACTGCGCCACGTCGGGCTCTACGAGGAGCGGTACCGCCAGATCGGCGGCTACTCCACCGGCATGAAACAACGGGTCAAGCTGGCCCAGGCGCTGGTGCACGACCCGGACCTGCTGCTGCTGGACGAGCCGACCAACGGCCTCGACCCGGCCGGCCGGGACGCCATGCTGGCCCTCATTCACCGCATCGGCTCCGAGTTCGGCATCTCGGTGGTGGTCTGCTCGCACCTGCTCGGCGAGGTGGAGCGGATCTGCGACTCGCTGATCGCCATCGACGGTGGTCGGCTGCTGCGCTCCGCTCAGCTCTCCGACATGACCACCACCAGCGACGTGCTCGCCATCGAGGTCAGCGAGGGCGCCGACGCGCTCGCCGCCCGGCTGGCCGCCGCCGACCTGCTGGTCACCCGGGAAGGGCAGCTGCTGCTGGTGCCGGTGCCCACCGACGGCGGCACAGACGTGTACGACCGGATCCTCACCGCGGTCGTCGACCTCGACCTGCCGCTGCACCGGCTCGACCAGCGCCGGCACCGGGTCGCCGAACTCTTCGCCACCACGGAGGACACCCGTGCCAACGTCTGA
- a CDS encoding ABC transporter permease subunit, giving the protein MWITARGLFGRRRFLLLLPLPALVIALAVLCRSLGVAPSNWAQPVLIALGLAVVLPVVALIVGTGVLGSEIDDGTIVHVLSKPLPRWQIVLPKLAVAVGVTTLTVAVPLYVAGVLAESVRLGLALAAASALGALAYSAFFVALSLVTRRPVLLGLVYVLVWEGLLGNFVSGTRVLSIQQYVITFADRIAATALFDGQVSVTVSAIMTVVIAVLFTLLAIDRLRSFSVAGETS; this is encoded by the coding sequence ATGTGGATCACCGCGCGCGGGCTGTTCGGCCGCCGCCGGTTCCTGCTCCTGCTGCCGCTACCGGCGCTGGTGATCGCCCTCGCGGTGCTCTGCCGGTCCCTCGGCGTCGCCCCGAGCAACTGGGCGCAGCCGGTGCTGATCGCGCTGGGCTTGGCCGTCGTGCTACCCGTCGTCGCGCTGATCGTCGGCACCGGAGTGCTCGGCTCGGAGATCGACGACGGCACCATCGTGCACGTGCTCAGCAAGCCGCTGCCGCGCTGGCAGATCGTGCTGCCGAAGCTGGCCGTCGCGGTCGGCGTCACCACGCTCACCGTGGCGGTGCCGCTCTACGTCGCCGGAGTGCTCGCCGAATCGGTCCGGCTCGGCCTGGCCCTGGCCGCGGCGAGCGCCCTGGGTGCGCTGGCGTACTCGGCGTTCTTCGTGGCGTTGAGCCTGGTCACCCGTAGGCCGGTGCTGCTCGGCCTGGTCTACGTCCTGGTCTGGGAAGGGCTGCTCGGCAACTTCGTCTCGGGCACCCGGGTGCTCTCCATCCAGCAGTACGTGATCACCTTCGCCGACCGGATCGCCGCCACCGCGCTCTTCGACGGTCAGGTGTCGGTCACCGTCTCGGCGATCATGACCGTGGTGATCGCGGTGCTGTTCACCCTGCTCGCCATCGACCGGCTCCGCTCGTTCAGCGTGGCTGGCGAAACCAGCTGA
- a CDS encoding DeoR/GlpR family DNA-binding transcription regulator, which translates to MLAPQRQSAILDRVRATGGVRVSDLSAEFGVSDMTIRRDLDILAERGLLAKVHGGATLVDPGAADEPGFAAKSARQQAEKAAIAARAAALVTPGSAVALSAGTTTVELARRLVDVAGLTVVTNSIPVADVFYRDGRTDRTVILTGGVRTPSDALVGPVAVAALRHLHVDLLFLGVHGMSERTGYTTPNLLESETNRAMISAAARLVVLADHTKWDTVGICSIAPLAAAQSLVCDAGLTAAARDALTGHDVELLIADPHR; encoded by the coding sequence ATGCTCGCCCCGCAGCGGCAGTCGGCGATCCTGGACCGGGTCCGCGCCACCGGCGGGGTACGGGTCAGCGACCTGTCCGCCGAGTTCGGCGTCTCCGACATGACGATCCGCCGTGACCTGGACATCCTCGCCGAACGCGGCCTGCTGGCCAAGGTGCACGGCGGGGCGACGCTGGTCGACCCCGGTGCCGCCGACGAACCCGGTTTCGCGGCGAAGTCGGCCCGTCAGCAGGCGGAGAAGGCGGCGATCGCGGCCCGCGCCGCCGCCCTGGTCACCCCGGGCAGCGCGGTGGCGTTGTCCGCCGGCACCACCACCGTCGAGCTGGCCCGCCGGCTGGTCGACGTCGCCGGGCTGACCGTGGTGACCAACTCGATCCCGGTCGCCGACGTGTTCTACCGCGACGGCCGCACCGACCGCACCGTCATCCTCACCGGCGGCGTGCGGACCCCGTCGGACGCGCTGGTCGGACCGGTCGCCGTCGCCGCGCTGCGCCACCTGCACGTCGACCTGCTCTTCCTCGGGGTGCACGGAATGAGCGAGCGGACCGGGTACACCACGCCGAACCTGCTGGAGTCCGAGACCAACCGGGCGATGATCTCGGCGGCCGCCCGGCTGGTCGTGCTCGCCGACCACACCAAGTGGGACACCGTCGGCATCTGCTCGATCGCCCCGCTGGCCGCGGCCCAGTCGCTGGTCTGCGACGCCGGGCTGACCGCCGCCGCCCGCGACGCCCTCACCGGGCACGACGTCGAGCTGCTGATCGCCGACCCACACCGATAG